One Cucumis melo cultivar AY chromosome 8, USDA_Cmelo_AY_1.0, whole genome shotgun sequence genomic window, AAATCTAACACGTAAAAATGGAgctttatgttttgaattttatatCTAACTACAAACTTTGACTCACGTGGGAGAGTTAGTGTGGTGGCTTTTTAATATGGTTTAAAGTCGTAGAATTTCGATTGTTGCAATGCAGTCTTTTTGGATATGAATGGAGCTGTCTATAAATGAGTTAAAATCTAAAAGTTATGAATTTCATGGCATAGTATCGTGGGTTTCTTGGGGCCAACCAACTTATGTGATTTTGTGGTTTTGACTTTTGAGAATTAGTTGCTTGTTGACATTCAgtgttttctcttttctttttattatgaCTCTAGGTGCTTGAGAAGCAGGAAGTGTCTGATGGAAAAATGTGTGTTGATCATCTATCAGTGGTATGCTATTATTTTCCATAATATAAATGATCATAGAAGGTTTGAGACTAACTTAGCTATTATTgtgttttttctctttttttttttttttgtatgtcaATGCAATGTTCATTTAAGGTAAGAATAATCTTTACAAAGTAATTGGGTCTTAGTGTCCCGTGTGAAATGTCATGCAACGTGTTGagatttataaaaaaaaacagaagaagaagatttggctGTTGTTTAGTAAccatttgtttttaataaagttTTGTTTCTTAATTCCCACAATGTAACCATATGTGTGTGGCTAACCTTTATTCATAGATGTTGATTTGTTTTGCTAAGTTTTGACTTATTTATTGTGTATTTATTGTCACCTTTTCTATTGCAGATATGCACTTCGGCTATAAGAGAATCTTTGGTCAATGTAAGTTTGATCTCTAACTACGGCTTTTGCCGACTATTTCGTTTTTGCAATTTATATGTTATTCATCCAAGCATTAATGATGAAGTCCATTTAACATGCTTGTTGTTTGACTGGTCATGTGGAAACAGGTTTTTGGAGTGAAGCTTGATTGCTTTCTAAAGAATTTTGAGAGTTCTTTTGTTAGCACGCTAAGAACTCCAAGATCAAACACTAAAGCATCTGCCAAAACTGAAGTGCATTCCTCTAGCAAATGCAAGGAAGAAAAAAACCCAGTAGATCTAACACTTGATAAGAAAGAATCTTATAAGACAGACACACATGTTGATGACCAATTAAGTTTAATTGAAGACGTAAAAGAAAGCGTTTCTGATTCGTATACTCAAGAGTTACCTTTGTGTAAACTGAGAAATGACATGGTTTCTTTTATTCCATGGCCAGTTGGTTCATATGGCAACGAGATAGCGGTTGGGGCTTTTGAAAGACTTGTTGTCGAAAATGCACGTTCCAACGATCTTAAGGAAAGggagattgaccttaaaacgcaaaatttaaagttgaaaGAAACACAAATGAATCTCAATTGTGAGTCAAATAATCTCAAGGCTGAGAAGTTGAAGAATCAGTTAGAAAACAAAAGGCATTCAGAACTACTTGAAACGTGCATAGATTGTCTTGTTGCTGGTTTGCTTATAATGTGTGTGGCCCTCTCTTACGGTGCATATGTTTATTCATATCACAAAATTTTTGAAGCTACTGCAATCTGTACATCTTCAACTCAGGCAAGTGttgtccttttttctttttattgtttgTTTTGCATACTCTTAGATCTGCTACTTATATATATGACAATTTTCAGAGTTTTGTCTACATATGTTATGTTAAAATCGACTGTTAATCCAACTTCAGATATTTCTACCAAATATTTTGAACCATCCTCTATGATACTTTGTAGATGTGTTTTTCCATCTCATTTTATTCCAATTAAAAGTATTCATTTAATGAACTTACTTTAGATTCTTTGCTTACTACAGGGTTCAAAATCATGGTGGATGCCAAATCATATGGCATCTTTGCACTCAAGGCTGCTTATGTTAAGGTGTCAAGTTCAAGTTGTGAGTCGGATGGCGTTTGGTGTGATTATGATTCTTGTAATTGCTTACTTGCTTTTCCGACGCTCCACAACTTCAACCACGGCAATGCCAGTTACTTTCATCATCTTGCTGCTTGGAGTTGCCTGCGGTTTAGTTGGAAAGTTGTGCATAGACACACTAGGAGGAAACGGGTTGCATTGGCTCATGGTTTGGGAGACCTTGTGCTCGATGCACTTAGTTTCAAACGTTTTTACGTCTACGCTGTGTCTGATCCTAAATGGCCCAATCGATGTTTCTCAAGGGAAAAATCGCCACACAATCTTGCCATATTGGTTTCGCCGTGTTGTATTCCACACTATTTTGCTTGCGTTTATGCCACTGTTATGTGGGTTAATTCCATTTGCAAGTATTAGTGAATGGAAAAGTCATTTTTATCTTTTGGTAACTAAAATGATTGCGGCAAATGGCTACTGAAACTTTGAGTTTGAGCCAAAATgtgttctcttatagatcctaTTTAATGGATTGATTATTTCGTATTAGTATCCATAGGAACTCCAAAAGGAGATGGCTTTGGAGTTAAATTGCTAACTTactgttattattattagtaatCCATGAATAACAATGATAATAATAGTAAGTTAAGCCACTATTTTGTTTCACTATTTCTTGATGATACACACACTTCAGTTGCCAAAAATTGGTGAATATTATTTGTTCTGTAATTGTTACCAACTATTTAAATGCATTTTGTAGGAGTAAGAAGAAGATACTATGAAAAAATCACATTCTTGTAtgttgttaaaaagaaaaattgcaagaaagaaaaacaaatctaTCCATTACTATTGTATATGTTTATCGTTTAAATCTAAAACCTTTAGGATGAAAAGTCATAATCTATCTATGTATCGTTACCTTTGGATGTGATATTTTGtgttttattaaatattttgaaataaaaggTAACttcaagaaggaaaaaagagaaaaagggaaatAGGGAAAGTTCAAACCATACGCTTCCTCTCCCCGTAGGCTTCGTATCGACGCAGTCCATGGTTTGTTGGTAGCCCAGCCTCTGCATTCTGCCATGGACGAACCCCCTACTTGTGCAACTACTTACGACCCCTTAGTTGATGAAACCACCGACGACGACCGCGAAGATATCGCCGCGGTTTATTCATCTCCGGGGAACTCAACCGGGACGCTTTACGACCCTCCCCCGTGCTCAAATCGCaataggaagaagaagaagaagaagaagaaaagggttGCCATTGATAACGTCCAAGTACTgccttcttcgtcttcttcttgttcttctccCGCCAGATTGTTGCAGAGAGGCGTCAATTGCAAACGCCGACGGCCCAAAGTTGTAATTGCTCAACCGCGGCGTATCGATGGAGATTTTGAAAATGTGGCGCTTTTATTGGGAATGTCGTTCGCAGCTTTTGTTGCCCAGgttccttcttcttttcctgTTTCATGGGGTTCCTCAGGTTTGGGGAAATTTTGCTTCTTGGTTTCGTTGCTTTCTTTGTCATGCTTCTAAATGGTCAAGATTCTTATATTCAATCTTATGCATCATTTATGATTTTTCTTCTCCAAATTAATTGGAAAAAGAAGTTTATTTCTATTGCAAATTTGATTACCGTATTGAGACGAAGTTGAGTGTCACCTAAATTACATAGTTAAGGTGTCTTTGAGTCTTTAACCTATTTTACGAGAGAGATTCTGAAACTTAATTTACCCCGTTTGGCGTATATCTTGCTCATCAAATTTTTAGGAGTAATGTGAAATTTCTACAAATTCTAGTAGCATACGAAGAAAGGCGCAATCTTTTTGGTTCCCAAGTCTATTCATTATATTAATGTTAGAATATATAGGTGGAAGTTAAAATTGATACGGGAGCCTTTTGTTTTGAACATTATATCTCTGATTGCAAACTTCGATTCAAGTGGGAAAGCGATTCTAGTGGCTTCTTAATATGGTTTAATATCGTAGAACTTTGATGATCACAGAGCTTTAGATGTAATGCATTTTCTTGATATAAATGGAGTTGTCTGCAAatgttttaaaactaaaaattatgAATTTCATGGACTCTTTCGTGGCATATTATTATGTTATGTGTTTTAGGGCTAACCACTACGTGTTTGTGTGCTTCTAAGAACTACTAATTTTAGTTGATTGCTGACATTTCagtgttttttttcctttcctcttTTTATTATGAGTTTAGGTGCTTGAGAGGCAGGACATGTGTGAGGAAAGGATGCCTGTTGATCATCTCTCAGTGGTACGCTACTGTTCTCTATAATATGAATGCCTTGAAAAGCTTTGAAACTAACTTagctttttatttatttatttattatatatatatatatattttttttttttttgctatgtTAAAGAAGTGAACTGAGAAATGTTTTGCAACTTGTTGAAAtttacaaataaaaacaaaaaaagaaaaatagggcTTGTCTGATATTCAtttgatttttataatttttgctTGCTTTCTCTCAATTTTTGTACCATGGTTCTCATCTTTTCTAAATAAACATTTAAATTCTTTGCCAATTTTCAGAAAACAAAACAAGTTTTTGAAAAGTGATTTGTTAGTTTAATAAAGCAAAGAAATCAATAAGTGAAAGTTcaatttcaaaaaccaaatagTTATCAAATGAGACTTTAATATTCAGACAACTCAAAGGAATTATTTTGAAGCAGCATTGTATGGCCCATTCTAATCCATTCTCATTCAAATTGTCGTGTTTATTATGAATACTTTAATTGTTTTGCCTCTTAATTTCCATTATATAGCCATTAGTGTGATGTTAATCTTTATTCCCTTGTGTTGAAATTACTGTATGCATTGAGCCATATGATGCAATATCATCTTTTCTACCTGCAGATATGCACTTCAGGTATAAGAGAATCTCTGGTCAATGTAAGTTGATCTCTAACTACAGCTCTTCCCAACTATTCAAGTTTTACATGTTCTCTGTTATTCATTCAGCATTGCCCAGAGTCCGATGCTGAAGTCTCTTCAACATGCATGTTCTTTGACCGGTTATATGGAAACAGGTTTTTGGGGACAAGCTTGATTGGTTTCTAAAGAAATTTGAGAGTTCATTTGGTAGCACATTAAGAACTCTTAGATCAATCAGTGAAGCATCTGCAAGAACTGGAGTGTATTCTGGCAGCAAACGCAAGGAAGAAAAAATCACAGTAGATTCGACCCTTAATAGGAAAAGGGATGTGACAAGTAGCTCTAGTTTGGAAAAATGTGTCTTGGAAGAAATTTCTAGGACAGACACACCTGTTGATCAATTAAGTTTAATTGAAGATGCAAAGGAAAGCGTTTCTGATTCATTTATTCATGAGTTAGCTTTGTGCATACTGAGAAATGATGAAGTTTCTGTTGCCCCACGGGCAGTTGGTTCTCACAGCAAAGAGATAGCAGTTGGCACATTTGAAAGATCCATCGCCGAACAGGCACGTTCCAACGATCTTAAGACAGTGGAGCTTGGCCTTCAaatgaagaaattaaaattgaaagagAGACAGATCGCACTCAATTGTGACTTAAACAATCTTGAGAGGTCAAAATTGGCAATGGGCATATCAAAAGCCTCTTTTAAGGCCGAGAAGTTCAAGAATCAGGTAGAAGACACAAGACACTCAGAACTGCTTAAAAAGTGCATAGACTGTCTTGTTGCTGGTTTGCTTATAATGTCCGTGGCCCTCTCTTATGGAGCATATGTTTATTCATACCATAGGATTTCTGAAGCTACTGCAATTTGTACACCTTCAACCCAGGCAAGTGTAGCCCCCTTCCTCCTGTTATGGTTCGTTTTGTATACTCGTAGATCTGCAACTTGAAAACTGCATatgttatgacgaatttgattaTTGTCCACGTTCAATTTCCCAAAAACCAAGTAAAGATCAtttctactaaaaaatttggaATATGATTCTTTATAGATGTGTTTTCTTATCTCATATGCTTCAAATTAAAAGCATTCATGCAACGAACTTATTTTTGATTCTTTGCTCATTACAGGGTTCAAAATCTTGGTGGATGCTAAATCCTATGGCATCTTTGAACTCCGGGTGGCATGTATTAAGGTGTCAAGTTCAAGTTGTGAGCCGGATGGCATTCGGTGTGATTATGATTCTTGCAATTGCTTACTTGCTTCTCCAACGCTCGGCAACTTCAAACCAGGCAATGCCAATTACTTTCATCGTCTTGTTGCTGGGAGGTGCTTGCGGTTTAGTTGGCAAGTTGTGCATTGACACACTGGGAGGAAGCGGATATCATTGGCTTATGATTTGGGAAACATTGTGCTTATTGCACTTATTTGCAAACATTTTTACGTCTGCACTGTTTTTGATCCTACATGGTCCGATTGAGGTTTCTCAGCCCAAAAATCGTCACATGATATTGCCATATTGGTTTCGCCGTGTTGTATTCTACACCCTTCTACTTGTGTTTATGCCATTGTTGTGTGGGCTAATTCCATTTGCAGGTATTGGTGAATGGAAAGATCATTTTTGTCTTCTAGTAAGTGGAGTGATTGCAGCAGACGGCTACTGAAGCATTGAGTTCGAGCTGAATTGCATTTTGTATTAGTATCTATAGGAGGAGCCCCAAAAGAATATGGCTTTGGAGTTAAAGTgctaatttattattattattattattgttaatgtatgaataataatgataacCACTGTACGTTGAGTCATTATGTTGCTTCATTTTCTCCTCTCGATACTCACACTTGGGCTGTCAAAGAATTGGTGAATATTACTTTGTTTTGTACTagttattattttgaaaatagatGTTTCTAAACTTTCTTTAATCTTTTTCGAAGATTGAGAATGGCATAATGAGGCTAAATTATCAATCTTTGAATGGTAAGAGGAGGTCTATTCTGTGTTAAGCTATGTAtgaataaaaatttataaacaaGAAAAGCATAGATTAACATTAAAGAACTAAAGAAACTTTCGCAATCTGTTGcaaacattaattattgattCTTCCTGTGTAAATATCACAAGAACTGAAAGGCTGactcttaaaaataaataaataaataaataattgaaggGTTGACCGTTAGAACGGCTTTACAGTGTAAACCAGCAATAAGATCCTACAATGGAATTCTAATTAGATGGGTGGGCACAAGATCTCCCTCCTAGACTTTCTCAGTAAGAACTATGTACTATTTGAATATTTGAACTGTTGGTTGGATGACCATCAAGCAACATAAGAAACTTCTTTCCTTCTGATCCACGAATCAAAAAACCCCATGAGCCTTTCCATAGTACTGTTTATATATCTAGTCCGATGGCAACACAGGGGGAAGACTTAATATAAGAGACAACACAAAGTAAGTGGTTAAAAGTCATGACAATTGACAAACAGTAAGTCATTAATTCCTTCTTTCAAGTGGCCCAAGTCTTCAATCATGTATAAACATTTTAAATCttgacttcaaatttaaacacaAGATATGGTTTATCTCAAGGAACGGATTAAGAGCATTGAAGATTGTTTCAGATTTCCTTACGAGACTAGACCATTTAAAACCAACGTTCAAAATGTGTTGTGTTACCTTAGCTTGGGAAATATCAGGGCTATCTTGTGTTTGAACTgggtagaaaaaaaaaattaacatttcTTTTGGTTTGAACAGGCTATAAATActtaaaagttttgtttttaaattaaaaccTGTTATATTTTTCAATGAATAAAAGTTAATCTAAAACTACACATTCAATATACGttagtgtgtatatatatatatatatatatatatatattggatcGTCGTTCAAGATATACAGATTTTATTTAGAATACTATTACTATACAATATGAGATATATATATGCAAAATAATCAAatatacatgtatatatatgagaaagtaaaatatatatcttaatGTGATGCATGTGTTATGTAACTTATTGGAAAtctatatttgttataattatatttgatatgaacattatatatatttaaaattaataactaGATCAAATAAATGCGAGCATGTAACAATTTTACCATATATCATCTTatatatcaaataatatatgagatgtctatttttattttttagtacgtCTATCAATGTAAAAACAATAAATCATagtatattttcaaaaaattatagaatttgtaaaataaaaaaaataaaatggtaaaaacaTATGAACAAAAAAACGAGGGAAAAATTCATGTAAAAAAcatataacaattaaaataaatagaatttatatgaaaagaaaaaaataaactaaatatttacaattaaaaaaaataaatatgtaaCTATGCCacattaaataaatcaaatctttatacaattaaatatacaaatatatatattatgtactaaaataaacaataaataactacagtcaaaatttaaaattaactgaaactatttttattatttatatttatattattaccAATTAAGGAGGGTGTTTTGATAATTTGGATCCGATTTTTGTGCGAAATAGAAGCTCTCTTTTATCACGAACATTACCATCTTGAGTAATTTGACATATCTATTTAAGCTACTTGGATAGATTTGAAGCGTCCATGATTGTGTTCGGGTGATTTAGAGGAACATTGGACTTTTGGGCCCAACTCACATTTTCACGGTCCATCCCAGCTCTTCAACTATTGTTGTTTGAGTTGGGCCCTCGACCCAACCTTCCCTTAGCCTCCGTCTTAGAGGCGAAGGAAAATAAAGATTAGATTTTCAAATCATTATATTCCaaaagagaaataaagaaaGACCTGGATCATTttctccatatatatatatatatacacttcgTTATAACATTACCTTCTGTCCATGGCTTAAATCACACTAAAGTCGGGTGTATTTGATTTTGACGTTAACAATTATCACTCTAAATATGTAAATGATTTGTTTATGCATATCATCCTAACTATCGTCAggataataaaatataaataatatgaaaaagaaaaggggtGTATCCTTATATGAAtgaatgaattaattaattattggtGGTGGTGTGGGTGGAGCAATGAGTAATGAATATTGAGAAAAGAGGTCCCCCACGTGGTTAACGTAACGTCGACCAAGGGAAGGGGGAGTTGGGGGAAGCGACAAGACAATATGCCCAGACCGAGATGTGGTCCCCAACACGACAAATAAAGCACGCTTGCCTCTCTGTCTCCTTCCACGTGCGCCTCCCCCACCCCTTTCACTCGTGACTTTtactcacccttttcttttAATACCCACACGTGCTCCCGTTCCTCCTTCCACACGCTTCCCCCCCACcccactttcttttttttaataatccTACATCTACGCTTACTCATATTTATAAAtttgtgttttattttttatatctaattttgttttcattacttcatttatttcttatttatttatccTATTCTATAAATTCTCATGTTAAACTTTATAAAAATTGGTTGAGTAATAAGGATTTTTCACAATAAAAAGATAACATGTGATTATGGAGACAATTTATTTATAGAAAAGAAACAACATAAACTAATTGGCATGCATTAGTTATTTAAAAGTTTATGAACTTAGAGTAGACATCTAAAATTGCATAAACCATAATAGGACAAAGCTTAAATACATCTATCAATATGTTATATTTTTATTCAACAATTCTATCCtctattattttttcttctcttttaacttattaaaTATAGTTCTTTAACTTATTATAATTTGAAGAGTATATCATTTCACGtgtattttattattgttgttatgaAAGTGATATTTGTTTTCTCACATGTTATCTTTTACTGTTGCATTTACAGTTCATTCAtgatatttcaaaatatttttattagaaaattaGATATTTGACTTTAATATATATCTTATGTTGATTGAGCCCGAACGTTTCGAATAATTTATATGATGTATAATTTaaacttattattttttagtattgaatttttaaatatctttttcttaaaatttaaaaccaaTTGATACTAAACTTTTAAAGGAAACAAAACTTTTATattaactttttatttctctaaaGTAGATCTCAAAATTGAATAAAAGTATTATCGAAAATGTtgtatctttattttttttttctcttttgataatttttttgtttaaaataggATGGAATTATAAGCGGTCGATGATtgtaaaacatatatatatatatagtacaaAATTGATTGGATTTTGACTAGGAATCAAACCAACACCAACTTGTGACATTATTGAATGTAGTAAGTTAGGAAGAATTTTGCATTTTGGTGATCAATTGGCATAAATTTAACCtgataaaaagaaattgagTTTATAATTACAAATGACATCGGAAGTTTAAGGTGAAATTTGATACGATtcaaaaaatttagaaataatatttgaaaacttttttttgatattttcaAAGCAAGTTGTTTCTTCTAAAATTCAGATAGATTTTCATCTTTTCGCTTATTTTGaatgtaaattatttttattattttattaactttCATAAAAGTTGACTCCAATTTAATGTTAATGactcattttaatattttaaatatagatTAATAGTTCATTTAGTACAAATGTCTATGAtcattaaaattgatttttatagTACGGGAAATGTAattaaaattgtaaaattaaaCATGGAATTAATTAGGAGGATTAACGGTACATTTCAAACCGATTATAAATATGGTAAAAGTGATAATTTTAtcatgtttatgtttatgtttatattTGGATTACAAGTTATTAATCGCAATTAATcaggaaattaattaattagcatTTCATTGTTGGATTTTGGTGCCTTATcttatatttatgtacatatatTTAATACAAATTAGCAACTACCAAATCTTTTCGGTCTTCCCATTGGAGATTTCACCACATGTGCATGCATccattaaataattttaaaatcactatgtataattaataaataatttccCTTTAGGATAATCAAactttgtaaatttttttattttacggTAGAATATTACACTTCcatgaaaaagaataataaaaacttTAGATTTTTCCCCAAGTGGAATACCGTCTGAATGCTAATAATACTCTCTAAAATCACATATGGTTCAAATTTGTCGGATTTTTTAgctaatatataaaatatatagcaAAACTTTGGTTAGAATATATCGTCggacaaaatttgaaattttactgTACTTTAAAACttaatgaaaaaaatcatttgatcttaaaaaaaagtggttatgatattttatcaaatatatataaccACATTTTCATTACTATATCATCAActatttattgaaaataaatacaaaaaatgaaagGACTACACATATCCATGGGTATAATTAGATATAACATATATAACACATGGATGATAGTGGTCCCTTATTAACACACATGAGTAAATTAAtcatgaaaaatatataaaatggtCCACATATAGTTCTTAAAACACTACTATTTAATCTCAATTATTTTAactatatataatttaaaaggGTAATGGACTCATTAAACATGACAACGAAACAAATAAATGATATGAGTAACTAAACAGTATTAGTAATAATGAATAACTATAGAGCATGTTGTTATAGTTAAGTTGTCAATTAATCATAGGCGATTTTAGtagaatatatttttgtttatagGTATGGCAACTAAATTCCAAATAATAAAAGAACACTTATAGGAAGATGAGAATGGAACATATATGATATGTTTACTTCATCATTAGATTATAGATCTAAGTTGGAGATGCAATAGGATTGACTTCAAACCCAATTAACTTTGCAGCCAAATGTATTAGatctatatttttaaaataaataaaaagaaaaaaaaaaaagtggaaattTTGTAGGACCGCAGAAGCGGTGGCTGCCTCATCCACTACAGCCTATACCTTAGGTTGGCTTCTTTCTTTTGATTCAGACTTTTGGTCAATCATACACCTCCACCTCCTCAACACTCCCAAATCATCATACTACACTTTCATATCAACTAATTACAcacatatttattttttattttttatttttttagacaTACATGTGGGGGTTGAAATGTAATAAGAAAAAGTTTTGAAGGGTGACAATGAAATTTAGAGTGAGAAATAAGGTAAAGTCCAACAAAATAAATAGAGATGCCTTTGACCGGTCTAATTGTTATTTTCTTACTTGattttcgaaaacgaaaaaaccGAAAACTTCAATGTCAGCTTTCGCCTTTGCCTCGAAATTTCTCACGCTCCCATTTTGAGGAAAATCCAATTAttcctatttatttatttatttcttctccttattattcatattttatttgttcatttttttaaaaaagggtTTCCTTTTATCTGATTAAAATATAACatttacacacacacacacattttTGTAACCTTCAAAGAAATTCCTAAGTGAGATTCTGTCGATTAATTATTTGTATTCTACAATTATTTCTTAAAGGACTCCTTTGTTTATTTTGTCCCTAATTTCAAGACCGGTAGTATTTGGTGGATGTAAAAATGGTTTGATATCTTTGAAGATAAAAATATGGGTAAATTGCAAAAATGTGTTTTTAGGTATTTTCTTAAACTAAATTTACTTATAAGTTAAAAAGTaccatatataaaataataataataataaaaagttacttaaatgtcaaatttatcaaatgggtcttttcaaaaatataaaaaacgtAAGTATTTATacaacaatttcgaaaacataAAAAGTTAAGAAGTttaccgtgtaaaatacaaaaatgtcTTATCAACAACGCCGTTACCAAAGCAAacctaatatatttgcgatcgtttagatttgattattgtttgatAGACGATCAAgactataatttattttttcaattcgatcgtttaattttgtaaccctatcttttaatttgattacgtttaaatttggtaaaCAAATCATCTATATTTAGATTGAatcctttagatttggggactatttttttattcaaaacttggtacacgagattttttaaaattcttttgctacacaattgtttattttttttatacgattgtttagatttgtctagacgatggtttagatttatctatacaatcgtttaaatttggctaaacgattttttagtTCTTTTGATACAGATGTTAAGATTTGTCTaggatgattttttttttttttttacatgatcatatatatttgattattttaatttaaatgatgttgagaaataaaagaaagaggtaaagACAAACGTGAAAtatttaaatagtttggtaGTTTGTTAAGTTTGGTTTAATTAGGCGTCGGTAATTCATTAAAAATGATTAAGGAAGAAAGAAGTGTGAAATGAGGGGGCGAGGGGGAGGGGTTTAATAGGAGGCAGAACCAACCGATCCACGTGCCGTGACAGGAGTTTATACGTGGACCCACCAATGCGacaactatttttattttttcaataatttaaaaaaaaaaacaaatcaaaacatatacttaaaaataataaaaagaaaactcgGCCCTGCAGAATTCACAGAAATGCCCCTTAAAGAAGAATCTAAAAGTGCGGTTCCTTGTGAAGAAGTTCAACAAAGAACGCGCTCTTCTCGTGAAGTTAGCTTGGTGGTGCGTTGCAG contains:
- the LOC103485021 gene encoding protein CPR-5, with translation MDEPPTCATTYDPLVDETTDDDREDIAAVYSSPGNSTGTLYDPPPCSNRNRKKKKKKKKRVAIDNVQVLPSSSSSCSSPARLLQRGVNCKRRRPKVVIAQPRRIDGDFENVALLLGMSFAAFVAQVLERQDMCEERMPVDHLSVICTSGIRESLVNVFGDKLDWFLKKFESSFGSTLRTLRSISEASARTGVYSGSKRKEEKITVDSTLNRKRDVTSSSSLEKCVLEEISRTDTPVDQLSLIEDAKESVSDSFIHELALCILRNDEVSVAPRAVGSHSKEIAVGTFERSIAEQARSNDLKTVELGLQMKKLKLKERQIALNCDLNNLERSKLAMGISKASFKAEKFKNQVEDTRHSELLKKCIDCLVAGLLIMSVALSYGAYVYSYHRISEATAICTPSTQGSKSWWMLNPMASLNSGWHVLRCQVQVVSRMAFGVIMILAIAYLLLQRSATSNQAMPITFIVLLLGGACGLVGKLCIDTLGGSGYHWLMIWETLCLLHLFANIFTSALFLILHGPIEVSQPKNRHMILPYWFRRVVFYTLLLVFMPLLCGLIPFAGIGEWKDHFCLLVSGVIAADGY